Part of the Calditrichota bacterium genome, CTTTCGAAATCTCAAACCACGACATTGGATGTTGATTTTGCCAATGAAACCATGATTTTCCCTTCTATTTTTGTGCGAAAAAACCAGCTTGCTATGGGAATGACAAACGGAATTAAAATTTTCAGGGATCAACGTGAACAAAATTAATTTTATTGCTGTTTTTGTTTCTTTTTTGACGTTTTTGGGGACATCTTATTTGTTCGGCCAATATTCCTGGCCGGTGACTCCGTTCAATGAATCGCACGGCATCACCGGAACATTTTGCGAGTTCAGAGACACTGGCACATCGGATCATTTTCACAACGGGACTGACATTCCCAAAGCGGACGGCAGCCCGGTCTATCCGGTCATCGACGGCACGATCACAAATATTGTGTCCTCTGGCTCTAATGCCTACGTCCGCGTGGGGCGTTACAATTATTTGCACATCGTACCCAATCCGAGTCTGCACATCGGCGATCATGTCGTTGCCCGGCAGACTGTACTGGGGACGATTCATTCGGGCATGGGACACGTTCATTTTATCGACGGCGAGTA contains:
- a CDS encoding M23 family metallopeptidase produces the protein MNKINFIAVFVSFLTFLGTSYLFGQYSWPVTPFNESHGITGTFCEFRDTGTSDHFHNGTDIPKADGSPVYPVIDGTITNIVSSGSNAYVRVGRYNYLHIVPNPSLHIGDHVVARQTVLGTIHSGMGHVHFIDGE